One segment of Sinorhizobium sp. BG8 DNA contains the following:
- a CDS encoding glycosyltransferase family 4 protein: MDAPLAVQVVRQYAPSRGGLEDVVKNLSHQLLIRGYRVRVVTLERVFTELESKLPHAETIDGIEVVRVPFSGSTRYPIAPGVFRHVRDADIVHVHAIDFFFDALAWGRFLHGKPMVATTHGGFFHTSRYAAFKAVWFNTLTRISSRAYDRLIGCSPQDARLFRPIAGERVIEIGNGADTSKFHDAASHAPVKRMATIGRFSINKRLDNLLDTMKALVASDPDWHLDIIGVPGNHSAADIATMIAARRLEGNVEVHLGLPNQEIREVLGRSSFFASASEYEGFGLVAVEAMSAGLVPLLQPNTAYRDLAARHSDIRLCDFGDADSAANMIPKEFDLLQRSGPSMRESAMQAASFYSWDKVAERYAEIYRDVLERNSSRRNTATHLEKHRA, encoded by the coding sequence ATGGACGCACCGCTTGCCGTACAGGTTGTACGGCAATATGCGCCCAGCCGCGGCGGGCTCGAGGACGTCGTGAAGAACTTGTCGCACCAGCTCCTGATACGCGGCTATCGGGTCCGGGTCGTGACCCTCGAACGCGTCTTCACCGAGCTTGAAAGCAAGCTGCCCCACGCAGAGACGATTGACGGCATCGAGGTCGTTCGCGTCCCGTTTTCCGGCAGCACACGCTATCCGATTGCGCCCGGCGTATTCCGGCACGTTCGCGATGCCGACATTGTTCACGTGCACGCCATCGACTTCTTCTTCGATGCGCTGGCCTGGGGACGGTTTCTGCATGGGAAGCCCATGGTCGCGACCACGCATGGCGGGTTCTTTCACACTAGCCGATATGCGGCGTTCAAGGCGGTGTGGTTCAATACGCTCACCCGGATCTCTTCCCGTGCCTACGATCGCCTGATCGGATGCAGCCCGCAGGATGCGCGGCTCTTCCGGCCGATCGCCGGCGAAAGGGTCATCGAGATAGGCAACGGCGCGGATACTTCGAAGTTTCACGACGCCGCATCCCACGCACCCGTGAAGCGCATGGCGACGATCGGCCGGTTTTCGATCAACAAGCGGCTGGACAACCTTCTCGACACGATGAAAGCCCTCGTGGCGTCCGATCCGGACTGGCATCTCGACATTATCGGGGTCCCGGGCAACCACAGTGCGGCCGACATTGCCACCATGATCGCCGCTCGCAGGCTGGAAGGAAACGTCGAGGTGCATCTCGGCCTTCCCAATCAGGAAATCCGGGAAGTGCTCGGCCGCAGCTCGTTCTTTGCCTCGGCCTCCGAGTATGAGGGATTCGGACTGGTCGCCGTGGAAGCGATGAGTGCCGGGCTGGTACCGCTGCTCCAGCCCAATACCGCCTACCGCGACCTCGCCGCGCGACATTCTGACATACGGCTTTGTGATTTTGGCGATGCCGACAGCGCGGCGAACATGATACCCAAGGAATTCGACCTGCTCCAGAGAAGCGGCCCTTCGATGCGGGAGAGCGCGATGCAGGCTGCCTCGTTCTACTCCTGGGACAAGGTCGCCGAGCGCTATGCCGAGATCTATCGCGATGTTCTGGAGCGCAACAGTAGCAGGCGAAACACCGCAACCCACCTGGAAAAGCACCGGGCCTGA
- a CDS encoding ABC transporter ATP-binding protein — protein sequence MSAQERTPSASGSIERRHPLLVLFSLVREERGRVVRATLCSITNKIFDVMPEILIGTALDVVVRGKDSFVAQLGVTDPVHQLTLLGIATFLIWFGESLFEYLYQILWRGLAQDMQHRLRVRCYDHAQHLPPGFYEENRSGDLVTILNDDINQLERFLDRGANELIQTFSAVFLVGAVFFILSPLIAVIAFTPVPVIIAGAFWFQRRAQARYDAVRARAGNLGARLTTNLQGLQTIRAFGAEKRETLALEAESRAYVDANRAAIRISSAFIPIIRMAILSGFLATFMIGGWLALSGQMQVGVYGLLVFLTQRLLWPMTGLAEIADLYERAMASTRRILRLLDEPQVEEHGAHDTMVSGNIRLENVSFRYSTGPGGVSDVDLDIAAGETVALVGPTGSGKSTLIKIMGYFLKVRGGRVLLDGVPLGDWSRARLRRSMAWVPQEVTLFHGTIAENIAYGRPEATRTEIEAAARLAEADGFIRALPHGYDSPIGEFGQKLSGGQRQRIALARALLIDPAILILDEATSAVDNETEAAIQRSLARMKGKRTVILVAHRLSTVVHADAIHVMDGGRIIQSGSHDELVARGGLYRTLWDIQTGQVAAET from the coding sequence ATGTCCGCGCAAGAAAGAACGCCGTCCGCTTCCGGTTCCATCGAACGACGCCATCCCCTGCTGGTCCTGTTCTCGCTGGTGCGGGAGGAGCGAGGGCGTGTCGTTCGCGCGACGCTCTGTTCGATCACGAACAAGATCTTTGACGTCATGCCCGAGATCCTGATCGGTACGGCGCTGGACGTCGTGGTGCGGGGCAAGGATTCCTTCGTCGCTCAGCTCGGCGTGACCGACCCCGTGCACCAGCTGACATTGCTCGGGATCGCCACCTTTCTGATCTGGTTCGGCGAATCGCTGTTCGAATATCTCTATCAGATCCTGTGGCGGGGCCTTGCCCAGGACATGCAGCACAGGCTGCGCGTGCGCTGCTATGACCATGCCCAGCACCTGCCGCCAGGTTTTTACGAGGAGAACCGCTCCGGGGATCTCGTGACCATTCTCAATGACGACATCAACCAGCTCGAGCGCTTTCTCGATCGCGGTGCCAACGAGCTCATCCAGACCTTTTCGGCGGTTTTCCTGGTCGGTGCCGTATTTTTCATCCTGAGCCCGCTGATCGCCGTCATCGCGTTCACGCCGGTGCCGGTGATCATTGCGGGTGCCTTCTGGTTCCAGCGCCGCGCCCAGGCTCGTTATGATGCCGTCCGCGCCCGGGCCGGCAATCTCGGGGCGCGGCTTACGACAAACCTGCAGGGACTGCAGACGATCAGGGCATTCGGAGCGGAAAAGCGCGAGACCCTGGCCCTTGAAGCGGAAAGCCGGGCCTATGTCGACGCGAACCGGGCGGCGATCCGCATATCCTCTGCCTTCATTCCGATCATCCGCATGGCGATCCTATCGGGTTTCCTCGCGACCTTCATGATCGGTGGCTGGCTCGCCCTGTCGGGCCAGATGCAGGTGGGTGTCTACGGACTCCTCGTCTTCCTGACCCAGCGTCTGCTCTGGCCGATGACCGGCCTTGCCGAGATCGCCGATCTCTACGAGCGTGCCATGGCTTCGACCCGACGGATCCTTCGCTTGCTCGACGAACCACAGGTGGAGGAACATGGGGCCCATGACACGATGGTCTCGGGCAACATCCGACTGGAGAATGTGTCGTTCCGCTACTCGACCGGTCCGGGCGGAGTGAGCGATGTCGATCTCGACATCGCCGCCGGGGAGACTGTCGCCCTGGTCGGGCCGACCGGAAGCGGCAAGTCCACCTTGATCAAGATCATGGGCTATTTCCTCAAGGTCCGGGGCGGTCGTGTCCTGCTCGATGGGGTTCCGCTCGGGGACTGGTCGCGCGCGCGGCTGCGGCGGAGCATGGCGTGGGTGCCGCAGGAGGTGACGCTCTTCCACGGTACGATCGCGGAGAACATCGCCTATGGACGGCCGGAGGCGACGCGCACCGAAATCGAGGCGGCGGCCCGCCTTGCCGAAGCGGATGGCTTTATCCGGGCGTTGCCGCATGGCTACGACAGTCCGATCGGCGAGTTCGGGCAGAAGCTTTCCGGCGGGCAGCGTCAGCGCATTGCTCTTGCGCGCGCCCTCCTGATCGACCCGGCGATCCTGATCCTCGATGAAGCGACGAGCGCCGTCGATAACGAAACGGAAGCAGCTATTCAGCGTTCGCTCGCCAGGATGAAGGGCAAGCGCACCGTCATCCTCGTTGCCCATCGCCTGAGCACCGTCGTGCACGCCGATGCGATCCACGTCATGGACGGCGGCCGGATCATCCAGTCAGGCTCGCATGACGAGCTGGTTGCCCGCGGAGGGCTTTATCGCACGCTCTGGGACATCCAGACCGGCCAGGTTGCGGCGGAGACCTGA
- a CDS encoding glycoside hydrolase family 5 protein — protein MRAARKGSLIAGMLLLASPSIAAQGCLRGINLSGAEYGKPPGVYGKDYIYPSDATITYFAGKGFNAVRLQFLWERLQPTLMKSFDRAELARLDDATNRIKEAGMTVILDPHNYAYYRGSQIGSTDVPDAAFADFWKRLARHFKNDPAVQFGLMNEPFDVTAEQWLGSANAAIAAIRGTGATNFVMVPGTIWSGAHSWETDRLGGANGTVMLGVQDPANNFAFEVHQYLDSDFSGMHDTCERADDAVAALENFTAWLRKNGKRGFLGEFGGAANTDCLTGLARMTAVVNENSDVWTGWTYWAAGDWWPASEPLNIQPTKDGDRLQLKALEHGNALPAPTAACPALK, from the coding sequence ATGCGCGCGGCAAGGAAAGGTAGCCTGATTGCCGGCATGCTTCTCCTTGCATCGCCGTCGATCGCCGCCCAGGGTTGCCTACGCGGTATAAACCTCTCCGGCGCCGAATACGGCAAGCCCCCCGGTGTCTATGGCAAGGACTACATCTACCCGAGCGACGCGACGATCACCTACTTCGCCGGAAAGGGCTTCAACGCAGTCCGGCTGCAATTCCTGTGGGAGCGGCTTCAACCGACCCTGATGAAATCGTTCGACCGGGCGGAGCTTGCACGCCTCGACGATGCCACGAACAGGATCAAGGAAGCCGGCATGACCGTGATTCTCGATCCTCACAACTATGCCTACTACCGCGGGAGCCAGATCGGCTCCACGGATGTGCCTGATGCCGCGTTCGCCGATTTCTGGAAGCGTCTAGCACGGCACTTCAAGAACGATCCTGCGGTGCAGTTCGGCTTGATGAACGAACCCTTTGACGTGACTGCCGAGCAGTGGCTGGGTTCGGCGAACGCAGCGATTGCGGCCATCCGTGGGACCGGCGCGACAAACTTCGTGATGGTGCCGGGGACGATCTGGAGCGGCGCGCACAGCTGGGAGACGGACCGTCTCGGCGGCGCCAACGGAACCGTCATGCTTGGGGTCCAGGACCCGGCGAACAACTTCGCATTCGAGGTGCATCAGTATCTCGATAGCGATTTTTCGGGCATGCACGACACGTGCGAGCGGGCAGACGACGCCGTGGCGGCACTCGAGAACTTCACGGCCTGGCTGCGCAAGAACGGCAAACGCGGATTTCTTGGCGAGTTCGGCGGAGCCGCAAACACTGATTGCCTGACAGGGCTCGCCCGCATGACCGCGGTGGTCAACGAGAACTCCGACGTATGGACCGGCTGGACCTACTGGGCTGCGGGCGACTGGTGGCCGGCCAGCGAGCCGCTGAACATCCAACCCACCAAGGATGGCGACAGGCTGCAACTGAAGGCGCTGGAGCATGGCAATGCACTGCCGGCACCGACCGCGGCTTGCCCCGCACTCAAGTGA